A stretch of DNA from Arachis hypogaea cultivar Tifrunner chromosome 19, arahy.Tifrunner.gnm2.J5K5, whole genome shotgun sequence:
GAACCCACAAAGCAAAAATTGCTACGGTCCTTTCCTGAGAATCTCAGTGCCATAGCTCATTTTGTAAGTTagctttctttattattaaaaatgCATTCATATTATCTTTATGGTGACACCTAACACACAACTTTTACCTTTTAAATTCgtttcatttttcaattttattttttttatactgaTACATAGATGTTTCTGAGCATTACATAGTTGGGATAAACCATAAGGTATAAGAAACAAGAGTGGCAGCAAGATTAGTAGATGACCAAAAGCACAAGCATAAATCTGTAATACTAATATTGAAGGGTAAAGGCACTTCCAAACCATCTACCTAAACATATTTATTCGATGGAGAATTTTTAATAGTTGGAGGTGTAACTTTACAAATTTGATATAAGTTACATATTTTTGTTTGCTCTAAATAGGTATAATCAATTTTTATTATGTCTTTAGGATAAATTGTCCTACTTATAGTGCCATAAAAACTAAGATATATTAGAGGACATGTAAATGATTAGTTAAACATTTTTGCTATTTGATATTATAAGCTGAGTACAGGCTGCAGGTGCTATTGCAGGAGCTGCATCTTCTCTTGTTCGTGTTCCAACTGAGGTAACTAGCTTTGCTCCTTGGATTGAGTATTTTCCCCTTCTTCCTTGATCTTGAAGTCCGTTCCTTTTATTCTAGGTTATTAAGCAAAGGATGCAAATGGGTCAATTTAAATCAGCACCAGCTGCTGTGCGTCTTATCGTTGCCAATGAAGGTTTTAAAGGTCTTTATGCGGTATGGCTTACTTAATTGCATTTTTTTGGAATGGACATTTAAATACTGGTTCAGTTTTTGTTCGTGAATGTCGAGTACATCCTAGTTTTGGTTTTTGTTTTGCCTGCCTTGATctgtattttgattttttgagATTGAAGGGATATGGGTCTTTCTTATTGCGAGatctaccattcgatgccatacAATTCTGTATCTATGAGCAGCTCCGGATCGGTTATAAGCTAGCAGTAAGCCTactatttattgtattttttattattgtttctctCACATTAACACACACACGCGCGCGCAAATGAAACATTTTCCTTTTTCTATTCACATAAGAAGCTTGTAAAAAGTGATTTGGGGGTGTTTCTGTTCTTGGCAGGCAAAAAGAGACCTAAAGGATCCAGAAAATGCTATGCTCGGGGCGTTTGCTGGTACTTTCATATCCCTTAGAAGCTTGCTTTGGAgtattcaaggaatcatatatttGTGCTTCCATTTAAACTGAGTCTACATTCATGAATCACTGAAAAAagattgttttctttaatttggtGGTATATATTGTTTGTTTGCTACTCTCTCTGTTCCATAATGATGGTGGTTTTGATTTCTTTGTTACATTCATATACCAATGTATCTAGATTCAAATCAATATATGAACTGAGGATGGTAATTTCGATACCTGATAGGTGCCATAACTGGAGCAGTAACAACACCTCTTGATGTAGTAAAAACAAGACTAATGGTTCAGGTGCCTAAGAGTTTTATTTGTTTATGACTTTATTCCCTTAAATTAAGGTATgggattgatttgaaatatggTAATGTTTGGCTCTCTCTCATTAACATCAGGGATCACAAAACCATTACAAAGGCATTTATGATTGTGTCAACACAATAGTTAAAGAAGAAGGAACTCATGCTCTTTTTAAGGTAGTGTAACATTGTAATCATTCATTGTAATTCTGAGGGCGTTTTttggttttcattttcattttcattttatgtttttattataaaGCTTCTTTTTTGGGTATTGAAATGGGGCCGGAGCCCAAAATGGCAAAATCATTATTATATAATTCTAACTCTAAATCAATCTTACATGTCTATTTTTCTGCAGGGTATGGGGCCAAGAGTGTTGTGGATaggaattggtggttcaatattttttGGTGTTCTTGAGAAGACAAAGAAAATTCTTGCTCAGAAGCATCCAAAAGCTTAGGCTCACaattgatttctttttttttattattgatcaaattggattgatttaattttaatttcatgtttgcCGTTGATCATTGAATTGCGTAATATTTCCCTAAAGGGCTTAGCCCAAGCCCCAAAGGATTGATAGTAAAAAAGAAAGGGATTTGACCAACTGGGGTTGGTCTAgtagttagctcactagtccgcttaagcaaggtGTCTTCAATCCTGCCTTATATATGCAGCAATTTGGTGGCAAACTTTTAAATAGAGTTTAGGTCTACGACATATTAATCATTCGCTTATTGGGTTGGGAATAAAAGGACTTTGGTCATGTTTGCGATTTGGGCCTAATTATGAGTCCCAAAAAATACATGGGCCAGACAGCCTCTAGATCTCTCTATGAGAACTAGTGGCATCAGGCCCATATACACATGAAATAATTCAATGTTGTTTGTGTAGTGACCTTAATTCCAAAAACATATTCCAAGTTTTGACTCCTAAGAGGGAGTGTATGTAATGTGTGAAAAATAGGGAGCGTATATGTtctattgacaaaaaaaaaaaacagtttctCTACAAAATAATTTAGCTCCTCAATATTGCATGGTTGAAGTGCGAGGAAAAAATTGCTATGAAATATTGAAATCAGCTCACATCAATTTTTACGAGATTATTTGCTTTCATATAAGATTTGAGGTAGTGTTTATTTTGTTCTTGAAATTCGTTTGATGAATCAATTTAGTATTCTATATATTAAAATGACAAACTAAATCTTACACTTTCAAAAACATGATTCTTTTAGACAGCGAGTCTCATCATTTTTAGTGTAGTGCGACTTCATGTAATGGTTAATTGAACATGAACATTCTTTAATTGTGGTTAagttttataaactacttttgcAAATAAAATTAATCACAATTCAAAATTATCATCATAAGTAACCATTGCAATATCAAGGTGGCATTTAATTGTCCATATTAGCATTACACTAACATATGTGACAACAAAAGTTTAGCCAAGAGACTAATaagaatcatattttttaaagGAACTTGCTTAatcattttaaaaagttaaagacTAAATTGACTCGTCAAACCAATTTCAAAGATCAAAATAAGTATtacataaattataaatatagacATAACTCTTTCAATAAATCAACAAAGGAAGAGAGTAACATTAGCCATCTGCAAAAAGTAATTGCATAGGACTAACTAATTTTATGTAATATTTGAACTTACATTAAccatatgaaaaatatttttacattacATGGGAAAAAGGTCTTTCCTTCTTCACCCACCCTAATATacaacaaaatttaataatacaaACAACAAATCTATCAATTGCATCAAACCACAGCAGTTCTCTTTGCAACTGGTGACAATCTCTGTGTGGAAAATTTTAGTTTCCCTCTCCTCAGCAGTAATAAGCATAAGAACCCTAAAGTAGCAATGAAAATCAAGTACAACTCCAAATGGAATCCCCCAAGAAAATGAACAAATTCTAGTGTTCTTTTATTGTTACAATTGCAATCATAGTCATTTTGTAGTACACTGCCTTTGACAGTGAATTCAGGATCAAGAACAAAATCCAGTGACACAGCTCCTTCATCCAACCATATAGTTGTGTTCTTCGATTTGTAGCCGGGCATTGTTGCCACCACTGCAATTTAGATTAAGAAATTGATTATAAACTCTACAAAAAATTATAGAACTTAAGGATAATATATATCATATTCAAGTAAGTTTTGTATGATAAT
This window harbors:
- the LOC112775618 gene encoding S-adenosylmethionine carrier 1, chloroplastic/mitochondrial, which gives rise to MSSKDPHTDSLDALKFKMSARKDSDKFFMSISEREKKPFDVLRALYDGCIAGGVAGVIVETALYPIDTIKTRLQVARGGGQIILKGLYSGLAGNLAGVLPASAIFVGVYEPTKQKLLRSFPENLSAIAHFAAGAIAGAASSLVRVPTEVIKQRMQMGQFKSAPAAVRLIVANEGFKGLYAGYGSFLLRDLPFDAIQFCIYEQLRIGYKLAAKRDLKDPENAMLGAFAGAITGAVTTPLDVVKTRLMVQGSQNHYKGIYDCVNTIVKEEGTHALFKGMGPRVLWIGIGGSIFFGVLEKTKKILAQKHPKA